The Methanosarcina acetivorans C2A genome includes the window TTCGGGAGCAAATGTCCTCTTTTCCGAAGGAGATATTGACCCCTATATCGAAACTCTGCTCAGGGACAGTAATATTCTGGCTTTCAAGAAGCTAAAGATGAAAGACCTGGAAAAGCTTGCAGAGGCTACAGGTACGACCCTGATGGCACAGCCGGACGAGATTCGCCCCTGCGACCTCGGAAGAGCAGGCAGTATAAAACTTGAAAAGAAAAACGGGGAAAACTTCGTTTTCATTACCGTGAAAGACAAAGCTATCGCCACTATCCTGATCCGGGAGCCTGTGAAATACGGGCTTGACAAAGTGGAAGAAGCTGTTGATGATGCCCTGAACAATGCGGCGTTCCTCCGGAAAAACAGGGAAATCGTAAACGGAGGAGGAGCAATTGAGTTTGAGCTTGCGCATATGGTCAGGCTCTTTGCGGCGACGCAGACAGGGAAAAGACAGCTGGCAGTCCAGGCATATGCCGAGGCCCTCGAAAAAATTCCTGTGATACTTGCCAGAAATATAGGAATGAATGAAATAGATGCAATGGCGCAGATGAGGAATTCGTATGCAAGAGGACTGGAGGCAAGGATAGACCTATCAAGAAAGGTAACGGACAGGGGACCTGAAGTCTACGACTCGGCAACGGTAAAGAAACTCGCAATTATTGCGGGTACGGAAACGGCAAAAAAAGTACTCAGGATAGACGAGATAGTGCCTAAGAAGTAAAACAGGCATGGAAGCATAAATCCGGAAAAGGGAGCCGGTAAAATTCAAAAATATCACGCTGATGACAATGCCACTCCCTCTCCAAGGGCATTGTTGTCATATACACCAAAAAGAAGTTAGACCTGCAATACTCTTTTCCGGAAAGGCACAGATTTGCCATTTCAAAATGCCTTTCCGGAAGGGTGTCTGAACCAGGAAAAAACTCTGAATAGGCGATATACTCCGGTTTTGCCATTTTCCGGGAGATTACTGCCTAGAAGCCGGAAAAACGACTTGATACTCAAAACCTGAATCACCTCTCAAAAAGAGTATCAAAGGAAAAAATTCAAAGAAAAAAATCAGGAGAAAGGCCCTTTTCAAACCCTTTTGCCATTTAGGGTTTAAAGGAAAGAATGTGAAACCTGAAGCATAGGACAGGTAGCCCCATCTACTGCTAACCCCAGGCAGGAAAGGGGTAATATTCCTGCCCTTATGATGTATGAGGCAGGCTATTAGCACAATAATTTAACACTATAATAATACTGCTGACAGACAGCGATATTCCGGTAATAATGTCCGGTTCTTACCTGATATTTGATTTAACCTTACGTGACGTTCAATCCTACCGGTATTCAATTATTATCGATATTAAATTTTTACCTGAAGGCATGAAAAAGAGGGCAGAGCCATGAAATGCATGATAATCGGAGGCTTCCTCGGAAGTGGAAAAACGACAACAATAAGAAAACTTGTCGAGTACCTTGGAGCCCGGGGGCAGCGAACGGCAATCATTGTCAATGAGATAGGAGAAATAGGAATCGACGGGGATATTATCTCGGGAGGGGAAGTGGAAACCCGAGAAATTACAAGCGGATGCATTTGCTGTACCCTGAGAATCAGTATGGAGCAGACCCTGAGAAACCTTATGCTCACCTATAGTCCGGATACTATTATAATAGAGCCCACAGGGATAGCCTTCCCAAGACAGATAAAAAGCAATATCGAAAGCATGGATCTTCCGGAGATTAGTATTACTCCGATCGTAAATCTTGTAGACCCCTCCCGCCTGAGCCCGAACGTAGAAGACCTGCAGAATTTTGTTCGAAATCAGATAGAAGATGCCGAGATCCTGGGCATAAACAAAGTAGACCTCATAGGGCAGGAAAAACTTCTGGAGACCTGTCTGCTCCTCCGAAAATTAAACCCGAGAGCAAGGATTGTTCATTTCTCAGCCAGGCAGGGAGGAGAAGGTCTTGACAAATTTTTCGGGCTGATAGGGGTAAGCAACAAGGATAAAACTGCCTCCGAAGTGAGAAATTCAGTAAAAGCAAAGAACCCAATTGAAGAAAGAAACTCCGTTGAAATGTCCGGGGTTTCGGCTTACTCAACCGAGTTTGAGATTACTTCGCAGGAAATACCTCTTGAAACGGCGGTCTCTGTTTCGGGGCAAATTCTGGACAGCATAAGAACTAGAATGACACAACTGAACCCTGAATTTACAGGACATAT containing:
- a CDS encoding CobW family GTP-binding protein, whose protein sequence is MKCMIIGGFLGSGKTTTIRKLVEYLGARGQRTAIIVNEIGEIGIDGDIISGGEVETREITSGCICCTLRISMEQTLRNLMLTYSPDTIIIEPTGIAFPRQIKSNIESMDLPEISITPIVNLVDPSRLSPNVEDLQNFVRNQIEDAEILGINKVDLIGQEKLLETCLLLRKLNPRARIVHFSARQGGEGLDKFFGLIGVSNKDKTASEVRNSVKAKNPIEERNSVEMSGVSAYSTEFEITSQEIPLETAVSVSGQILDSIRTRMTQLNPEFTGHIKVSFAHKENFVKGSVTSAHEKPEIEILKKEKNPSSRLKILSAVTSVPREELIRTVDTTASGQLEDRKLSYRKVEKSNHGYSQVPISILKQKNF